In Nocardia sp. NBC_00403, one DNA window encodes the following:
- a CDS encoding MFS transporter → MTEVDARATVGQAAGRGQVVAWGLWDWGSSAFNAVILTFVFSVYLTDKVGDDLPGGISASAWLGWALGIAGLIVAVTAPISGQRFDATAKRKRSLAVLTALTILAMALMFFVHDDYHDLWIGLVLLGFGSAFFELASVPYNAMLRQVSTPATVGRVSGFGWAMGYFGGILLLLICYFGFISGDGDSRGLLGVPTDDGLNIRLVAMLAAVWFAAFSLPVLFAVPELPRTSADPGAAKAGFFGSYRVLWRDLRELWSVDRGTVGFLVASAIFRDGLAGVFTFGAVLAVRVYGIADSDVLLFGIAANVVAALGAIVAGRFDDRVGPKIVIVISLGAMLLCGLALVIVSGPLMFWIFGLLLTVFVGPAQASARSFLTRLAPPGREGQMFGLYTTTGRAVSFLAPSLFGLFVWLFDADRAGIAGLLVVLAVGLAALLMVPGPRPARANT, encoded by the coding sequence ATGACCGAGGTGGACGCGCGGGCGACTGTCGGGCAGGCGGCCGGGCGCGGACAAGTGGTGGCGTGGGGATTGTGGGACTGGGGGTCTTCGGCCTTCAACGCGGTGATCCTCACCTTCGTCTTCTCGGTGTATCTCACCGACAAGGTGGGTGACGATCTGCCCGGCGGGATCTCGGCGAGTGCGTGGCTGGGCTGGGCGCTCGGCATTGCGGGCCTGATCGTGGCGGTGACCGCGCCGATCAGCGGGCAGCGCTTCGATGCGACCGCGAAACGTAAACGCTCCCTTGCGGTTCTGACGGCCCTGACGATCCTGGCGATGGCGTTGATGTTCTTCGTGCACGACGACTACCACGATCTGTGGATCGGACTGGTGCTGCTCGGGTTCGGCTCGGCCTTCTTCGAGCTGGCGAGTGTTCCGTACAACGCCATGCTGCGCCAGGTGTCCACGCCGGCGACCGTCGGCAGGGTCTCCGGATTCGGCTGGGCAATGGGCTATTTCGGCGGCATCCTGCTCCTGCTGATCTGCTACTTCGGTTTCATCTCCGGTGACGGCGACAGCCGCGGTTTGCTCGGCGTGCCCACCGATGACGGACTGAACATCCGGCTGGTCGCGATGCTGGCCGCGGTGTGGTTCGCCGCCTTCTCCCTTCCGGTGCTCTTCGCCGTGCCGGAACTACCGCGCACCAGCGCCGATCCCGGCGCGGCCAAGGCGGGCTTCTTCGGGTCCTACCGGGTGCTGTGGCGTGACCTGCGCGAGCTGTGGTCTGTCGACCGTGGCACCGTCGGCTTCCTGGTGGCCAGTGCGATTTTCCGGGACGGCCTCGCCGGTGTCTTCACCTTCGGCGCGGTGCTCGCCGTCCGCGTCTACGGCATCGCCGACTCCGATGTGCTCCTGTTCGGCATCGCCGCGAATGTCGTCGCGGCCCTCGGTGCAATCGTCGCGGGTCGATTCGACGACCGCGTCGGCCCGAAGATCGTCATCGTCATCTCCCTCGGCGCGATGCTCCTGTGCGGACTGGCGCTGGTCATCGTCTCCGGCCCGCTGATGTTCTGGATCTTCGGCCTCCTGCTCACCGTCTTCGTCGGCCCGGCACAGGCTTCCGCCCGCTCCTTCCTGACCCGGCTTGCCCCGCCCGGCCGCGAGGGCCAGATGTTCGGCCTCTACACCACTACGGGGCGCGCCGTTTCCTTCCTCGCCCCAAGCCTTTTCGGCCTCTTCGTCTGGCTCTTCGATGCCGACCGCGCCGGCATCGCCGGTCTGCTGGTCGTGCTCGCCGTCGGCTTGGCCGCGCTACTGATGGTGCCGGGACCGCGACCAGCCCGAGCGAACACCTAG
- a CDS encoding TetR family transcriptional regulator, translating to MSEQAATRGERKERTRQALLDGTLALAAERGFAALSLREIARSAGIVPTAFYRHFSALEDLGAALVDEGVKALRLALREVRRTPDASLSDTVRFVFEHVAAKREIFGFLTRERHGGSAALRRAIAMELQLIVRELVADLSRIRALDSWPPDDLEIAADLLVATVTDGIAAYVAATPRDQRFIVDRTVQQVRLIALGMGAWRPTQD from the coding sequence ATGAGCGAGCAGGCAGCAACCCGAGGCGAACGCAAGGAGCGGACCCGCCAGGCACTACTGGACGGCACTCTCGCCCTGGCCGCCGAACGCGGGTTCGCCGCGCTCAGCCTGCGTGAGATCGCCCGCTCGGCGGGGATCGTGCCGACCGCGTTCTACCGCCACTTCTCCGCACTGGAGGATCTCGGTGCCGCACTGGTCGACGAGGGCGTCAAAGCACTGCGCCTCGCACTGCGCGAGGTGCGGCGCACCCCTGACGCCAGCCTGTCGGACACGGTGCGGTTCGTCTTCGAACACGTCGCGGCCAAACGCGAGATCTTCGGCTTCCTCACTCGTGAGCGCCACGGCGGCTCGGCAGCGCTGCGCCGGGCCATCGCCATGGAGTTGCAACTGATCGTCCGCGAACTGGTCGCCGACCTCTCCCGCATCCGCGCGCTGGATTCCTGGCCGCCCGACGACCTCGAAATCGCCGCCGACCTCCTGGTCGCCACGGTCACCGACGGCATCGCCGCCTATGTCGCCGCGACCCCACGCGACCAGCGGTTCATCGTCGACCGCACCGTCCAGCAGGTCCGCCTCATCGCCCTCGGCATGGGTGCGTGGCGGCCGACGCAGGACTGA
- a CDS encoding ferredoxin reductase yields the protein MVDLINLVQTLTTPHPLDRYLELIRPTLTTRVMRAEIIHVRRSVLGSVTLTLRPTRQWTGHAPGQYVQIGVVIDGVRHTRCYSPVNVASRRDRHIQLTVKAHPDGLVSQYLYHRALPGMVVDLTPAAGVFQLPEPRPERILLISGGSGITPVLSMLRTLADEGYPGEVAFLHYAKSPEVQPHRPELAEIERAHQNFRIESRYTSYGSGYFDYDELERVAPWFADAQTFVCGPPGLMDAVRKIFEAEQLADRLHAEEFTLSAAPVAVGEAFGTVRFAASGASAQNNGAVLLEQAEAAGLTPEYGCRMGICFSCTAVRRTGCTRNVRTGDTDSDPDQPIQLCISAPVGDVEIDI from the coding sequence ATGGTGGATCTCATCAACCTGGTGCAGACCCTGACCACGCCGCACCCCCTCGATCGGTACTTGGAACTCATTCGCCCGACGCTGACAACGCGGGTGATGCGGGCCGAGATCATCCACGTGCGCCGCTCGGTGCTGGGGTCGGTGACGCTGACCCTGCGCCCGACCAGACAGTGGACCGGTCACGCACCCGGGCAGTACGTCCAGATCGGCGTGGTGATCGACGGCGTCAGGCACACCCGCTGCTACTCGCCGGTGAATGTGGCCTCGCGCCGTGACCGGCACATCCAGCTCACCGTCAAGGCGCACCCGGACGGCCTGGTTTCGCAGTACCTCTACCACCGGGCGCTGCCGGGAATGGTGGTCGACCTCACGCCCGCCGCGGGCGTATTCCAGCTGCCCGAGCCGCGCCCGGAGCGGATATTGCTGATCAGCGGCGGCAGCGGTATCACGCCGGTGCTCTCGATGCTGCGCACCCTCGCCGACGAGGGTTATCCCGGTGAGGTGGCATTCCTGCACTACGCGAAATCGCCCGAGGTACAGCCGCATCGCCCGGAACTGGCGGAGATCGAGCGGGCGCACCAGAACTTCCGCATCGAATCGCGTTATACCAGTTACGGTTCGGGCTACTTCGATTACGACGAGCTGGAGCGGGTCGCGCCGTGGTTCGCCGACGCGCAGACCTTTGTGTGCGGCCCGCCCGGACTGATGGACGCGGTGCGCAAGATCTTCGAGGCGGAGCAGCTGGCCGACCGGCTGCACGCCGAGGAGTTCACCCTGTCGGCCGCCCCCGTGGCGGTGGGCGAGGCTTTCGGCACGGTGCGCTTCGCGGCGAGCGGGGCCAGCGCGCAGAACAACGGCGCGGTGCTACTCGAGCAGGCCGAAGCGGCCGGTCTGACACCGGAATACGGCTGTCGGATGGGTATCTGCTTCTCCTGCACCGCGGTTCGGCGCACCGGGTGCACGCGCAACGTGCGCACCGGCGACACCGACAGCGACCCCGATCAGCCCATCCAGCTGTGCATCAGCGCGCCCGTCGGCGACGTCGAGATCGACATCTGA
- a CDS encoding fatty acid desaturase family protein: MTILTETKDGPLVLTPDQVEELGRQLDELRAKVVADLGDRDREYIYSIIKAQRGFEVAGRGLMYLGFLPPFWLAAVAALSVSKILDNMEIGHNVMHGQYDWMREPDLNSREFEWDNVCPGDQWRHSHNYMHHTYTNIHNKDRDIGYGILRVDEGQQWNPLRLGNPLYAFGLMVLFEWGVMGHDLEIENIVRGKRKWADVKKLLSGQWRKASRQVLKDYVVFPALSGPLFLSTLAGNVTANLVRNVWSFSIIFCGHFPTGVQTFTEEETEFETRGEWYVRQMLGSANITGGRLFHIMSGNLSHQIEHHLFPDLPANRYPELAPEVRALCEKYGLPYNTGSFSKQIGSVWGKLFKLALPPFLVRKESAPGVIVMRQQQPTEVGV, from the coding sequence ATGACTATTTTGACCGAAACGAAAGACGGCCCGCTGGTACTGACTCCGGACCAGGTCGAGGAGCTCGGCAGGCAGCTCGACGAGCTGCGCGCCAAGGTCGTTGCCGACCTCGGCGATCGCGACCGCGAGTACATCTACTCGATCATCAAGGCGCAGCGCGGTTTCGAGGTCGCGGGCCGTGGCCTGATGTATCTCGGCTTCCTGCCGCCGTTCTGGCTGGCCGCGGTCGCCGCGCTGAGCGTGTCGAAGATCCTGGACAATATGGAGATCGGCCACAACGTCATGCACGGCCAGTACGACTGGATGCGTGAGCCGGATCTGAACTCCCGCGAGTTCGAGTGGGACAACGTCTGCCCCGGCGATCAGTGGCGGCACTCGCACAACTACATGCACCACACCTACACCAACATTCACAATAAGGACCGCGACATCGGCTACGGCATCCTGCGCGTGGACGAGGGACAGCAGTGGAATCCCTTGCGACTGGGCAATCCGCTGTACGCCTTCGGCCTGATGGTCCTTTTCGAGTGGGGCGTGATGGGCCACGACCTCGAGATCGAGAACATCGTGCGCGGCAAGCGGAAGTGGGCCGATGTCAAAAAGCTGTTGAGCGGCCAGTGGCGCAAAGCGAGCAGGCAGGTGCTCAAGGACTACGTGGTCTTCCCGGCACTGTCGGGTCCGCTGTTCCTCAGCACGCTTGCCGGGAACGTCACCGCGAATCTGGTTCGCAACGTCTGGTCCTTCTCCATCATCTTCTGTGGCCACTTCCCGACCGGCGTACAAACGTTCACCGAGGAGGAGACGGAGTTCGAGACGCGCGGTGAGTGGTACGTCCGGCAGATGCTCGGCTCGGCCAACATCACCGGCGGTCGGCTGTTCCACATCATGTCCGGCAATCTGTCGCATCAGATCGAACACCATCTCTTCCCGGACCTGCCCGCGAACCGGTATCCGGAGCTGGCTCCGGAGGTGCGGGCGCTGTGTGAGAAGTACGGCCTTCCGTATAACACCGGCTCGTTCAGTAAGCAGATCGGATCGGTGTGGGGAAAACTTTTCAAGCTCGCACTGCCGCCGTTCTTGGTCCGGAAGGAGAGCGCGCCCGGTGTTATCGTGATGCGTCAACAGCAGCCAACTGAAGTGGGCGTGTGA
- a CDS encoding DUF4254 domain-containing protein, with translation MPTEYVASRTGTGELPPPSALLRAFREPDNSNRRQHRVLAAARELVECHERRHRAQQAAHAPGASSGRVAACTQLIEDIDGHRAELVGRIDHWVADNVQHRTGASLHTETLGAVVDRMAAKWIAAQQALGITASVDPHPLQVDGEAHLQWCRLAELADGYRDLITEVNEHRRRLPVW, from the coding sequence ATGCCTACCGAATACGTAGCAAGCCGTACCGGAACCGGAGAGCTGCCACCACCGTCAGCGCTACTGCGCGCATTCCGCGAGCCCGACAACTCGAATCGCCGACAACACCGGGTCCTGGCTGCGGCGCGCGAACTGGTCGAATGCCATGAACGCAGGCACCGCGCCCAGCAAGCGGCGCACGCCCCCGGTGCATCCAGCGGACGCGTCGCGGCGTGTACACAGCTGATCGAGGACATCGACGGGCACCGCGCGGAACTGGTCGGCCGCATCGACCATTGGGTGGCGGACAATGTCCAGCACCGCACCGGCGCCTCATTGCACACCGAGACCCTCGGCGCTGTCGTCGATCGAATGGCCGCGAAATGGATTGCGGCACAACAGGCTTTAGGAATCACAGCATCCGTCGACCCACACCCACTGCAAGTGGACGGGGAAGCCCACCTGCAGTGGTGCCGGTTGGCCGAGCTTGCCGACGGCTACAGGGATCTGATCACCGAAGTGAACGAACACCGGCGCCGACTGCCGGTGTGGTGA
- a CDS encoding MFS transporter, which translates to MLMINQFAINTGFYMLMPYLAGYMAGPLGLAAWAIGLVLGIRNFSQQGMFLVGGTLADRLGYKPLIVAGCLLRTGGFAVLAVADSLPALLIASAATGFAGALFNPAVRAYLAVDSAERRVEAFAVFNIFYQAGILFGPIVGLALMAFDFRATATGAAVVFGLLTLAQLRALPQHRAEPKTASVLDDWRVVLANRPFLLFALAMIGCYVLSFQVYLALPMQAARIVGADSASVVMTAVFVVSGVIAIAGQLRITRWFTRRWGRPHSLVFGVAVLAAAFVPLLLVPGDGLGTWTAVGALLVTAAVLGVGAAAVFPFEMDTVVALCGGRLVATHYGGYNTIVGIGILLGNLGTGTILDAARGAGMSSLAWAGLIAIGAAAASGLYALAQSGRLDAPLPTGRASM; encoded by the coding sequence ATGCTGATGATCAACCAGTTCGCCATCAACACCGGCTTCTACATGCTGATGCCATATCTCGCCGGATATATGGCCGGTCCGCTCGGCCTGGCCGCCTGGGCAATCGGACTGGTGCTCGGCATCAGGAACTTCTCCCAGCAGGGCATGTTCCTGGTGGGCGGCACCTTGGCCGACCGGCTCGGCTACAAGCCGCTCATCGTGGCCGGGTGTCTGCTGCGCACCGGTGGTTTCGCGGTGCTCGCCGTCGCCGATTCGCTGCCCGCGCTGCTGATCGCCTCGGCGGCAACCGGTTTCGCGGGCGCACTGTTCAACCCCGCAGTACGGGCCTACCTCGCGGTGGATTCGGCCGAGCGCAGGGTCGAGGCGTTCGCGGTATTCAACATTTTCTATCAGGCAGGCATTCTGTTCGGCCCGATCGTCGGCCTGGCGTTGATGGCCTTCGATTTCCGGGCGACCGCGACGGGCGCGGCCGTGGTTTTCGGGTTGCTCACCCTTGCCCAGCTGCGCGCGTTGCCGCAGCATCGGGCCGAACCCAAAACCGCGTCGGTGCTCGACGACTGGCGGGTGGTGCTGGCCAATCGTCCGTTCCTGCTCTTCGCGCTGGCGATGATCGGCTGCTATGTGCTGTCGTTCCAGGTCTATCTCGCCCTGCCGATGCAGGCCGCCCGCATCGTCGGTGCGGATTCGGCGTCCGTGGTGATGACGGCGGTGTTTGTGGTGTCCGGAGTGATCGCGATCGCCGGCCAGCTGCGTATTACCCGCTGGTTCACCCGGCGGTGGGGTCGTCCACACAGCCTGGTCTTCGGCGTGGCGGTGCTGGCGGCCGCTTTCGTCCCGCTGTTGCTGGTGCCGGGCGACGGACTCGGAACCTGGACTGCCGTCGGCGCACTGCTGGTCACTGCCGCGGTGCTGGGTGTGGGTGCGGCAGCGGTGTTCCCGTTCGAGATGGACACGGTGGTCGCGCTGTGCGGTGGTCGCCTGGTCGCCACCCACTACGGCGGCTACAACACCATCGTCGGTATCGGCATTCTGCTCGGCAATCTCGGCACCGGGACGATCCTGGACGCGGCGCGCGGCGCAGGCATGAGTTCGCTTGCGTGGGCCGGGCTGATCGCGATCGGCGCGGCCGCGGCGAGCGGGCTGTATGCGCTCGCACAGTCCGGACGGCTGGACGCGCCGCTACCCACCGGTCGAGCATCTATGTAG